AGGCTTTCTGTTGGAGACACCTTCGGTTTTATGGCAGCGCATATTCAGCGCCATGTATTACAGGCAGAAAATGCACTCGCAGCTATTGCTCCGCAGAGAGTTTCTAATTCGTAATTAGCCTTCTGTTTTGTTGAAATATTCCCAGATCAGCTTTGCTTTAGCTGCCCCCACTTCTTTGGCAAGATCGTCCTGCGAGAGTTGTTTTACTTTCGCCACGGAGCGGAAGGTTTTCAACAGTTGAGTAGCCGTATTTTCACCTATTCCCTTGATGCTTTCCAGTTCGTTTTTAAAGGTGCCTTTGCTGCGTTTCTGACGGTGGAAGGTAATACCAAAACGATGCACTTCGTCGCGCACGCGTCGTATCAGCTTGAGGCTTTCACTGTTATATGGCAATTTGATACTCTCGGAATCACCGGGGAAAAAGATCTCTTCTTCATTTTTAGCCAGGCCAACAACGGTCATGCTGCCAATTAGGTTGAGCTCCCTGATACTCTCCATTGCCGCGCCCAGCTGTCCCTTTCCTCCATCAATGATCACCAGCTGTGGCAGTGGTTGTTGTTCGGCCAGTAAGCGGTTATATCTTCTGTATACAATTTCTTTCATGGAGGCAAAGTCGTTAATACCTTGCACTGTTTTGATATTGAAATGGCGATAGTCCTTTTTGGAGGCTATCCCATCTTTGAACACCACACAGGCTGCCACCGGATAAGCACCCTGGAAATTGGAGTTATCGAAGCATTCGATATGTTCTGGCAGGGCTGGTAATTCAAGATCTGCCTGCAACTGATAGAGCACCTGTTTCCGCTCCATATCCGATTTCCCTTCGAGGTGCAGGATCTTTTTGCGGTATAGCTCTTCCTTAAAGTAGTTGACATTTTTCTCCGACAGCTCCAGGAGTTTCTTTTTGTCGCCTCCTTTTGGTACAGTCACTGTAATTCCGCTATCCGGATACGCTAACGGGAACGGTACTACGATTTCGTCAGTGATACTGCTAAATGCTTCCCTGAGGTAAGCAATCGCGTAAGAAAGCACTTCTTCATCTGTTTCTTCCAGCTGTTTTTCCAGTGTAACGGTTTTCGTATCTGCGATACTGCCATTCTGAATACGCAGATAGTTAACATATGCATGATTTCCTTCGCTGATAATGGAAAAT
The genomic region above belongs to Chitinophaga sp. 180180018-3 and contains:
- the uvrC gene encoding excinuclease ABC subunit UvrC, which translates into the protein MTSAEFQQISHTIPPDAGIYKYYDKEGTLLYVGKAKSLRKRVSSYFVKNHDSYKTRKLVEHIHHIEFTIVNSEQDAFLLENSLIKQFKPKYNINLKDDKTYPYIVIKHESFPRVFFTRNMIKDGSDYLGPFTSVGRVREILDVVKYNIPLRTCNLNLSEENIKKGKFKVCLEYHLGNCKGPCEGLQTQEDYREGLQQVKNILKGNLSPVVATFKEQMQEHVARMEFEKAEIVRKKIESLETYSAKSTIVNTRVGNVDVFSIISEGNHAYVNYLRIQNGSIADTKTVTLEKQLEETDEEVLSYAIAYLREAFSSITDEIVVPFPLAYPDSGITVTVPKGGDKKKLLELSEKNVNYFKEELYRKKILHLEGKSDMERKQVLYQLQADLELPALPEHIECFDNSNFQGAYPVAACVVFKDGIASKKDYRHFNIKTVQGINDFASMKEIVYRRYNRLLAEQQPLPQLVIIDGGKGQLGAAMESIRELNLIGSMTVVGLAKNEEEIFFPGDSESIKLPYNSESLKLIRRVRDEVHRFGITFHRQKRSKGTFKNELESIKGIGENTATQLLKTFRSVAKVKQLSQDDLAKEVGAAKAKLIWEYFNKTEG